In Deltaproteobacteria bacterium, the following proteins share a genomic window:
- a CDS encoding PAS domain S-box protein, with amino-acid sequence MARRRKDEHAFDDSERRFRALIEHSSDVLLLIDAGGTIIYAAPAVTRAWGYTPGELLGRSLLELIDLNDRDEVQRRLTQLIEHAGTSQVAQYRVRHKDSSWRWMEGVGTNLLAEPSVSAVIINSRDITERKQAEAALRQSERRFRALIENALDIVVLVGADGTIQYASPSVEAGMGLKPEQLVGRSPFDFVHPDDLARVAAEFSRAVSSSGASARTEARFRHRDGSWRALEGVSLNLLDQFGVAGVLVTVRDVTERRRADEEGAALLQIARDISGTLDLEQILARVHRRAAALLPCDIVATYDWDPLRQTAKLLGEHGLPAALLPLVTAPEMPTDPVTTDLLGLGQTIVVDDITAQRWLPPQLLSLFGVSALVMVPLLMHQRRLGALVAARVAPDRGFEPHEVQLLENIAQQVAVAIETTELYRHQQDEARLFAALARVGQALIASLATPVLLDRLCQLTAEVLGCDSSHTLLWRPEDNAYVPVSGFGYSPEEWEGIRVLRLSRTLLARVLARLEDEEVVRLDLTAPATPTNPELAALAQQYRITQALAVTLRRGGEIIGLQIAVQRGPRPQFAEQQERLARGVAQLASMALENARLVEELEQANRVKSEFVAAMSHELRTPLNIITGYIGLLRDQAFGALSGEQPAILAKVDQSAQDLLELIATTLDLSRLQAGRMAVAICQCDPVSLLAELEDETHHLQQKPGLQFAWQVPGGLPRLQTDPLKLKVVLKNLITNAVKFTDRGSITVAAATADGGVGFSVTDTGVGMSAEVLPIIFEPFRQAHGPLSHGRGGVGLGLHIASRLLELLGGSITVESEVGRGSTFRVWVPRQWQRLPQ; translated from the coding sequence ATGGCCCGCCGCCGCAAAGACGAGCATGCTTTCGATGACAGCGAACGCCGCTTTCGTGCCCTCATCGAGCATAGCTCGGACGTGCTGCTGCTCATCGACGCGGGTGGCACCATCATTTACGCCGCCCCAGCGGTCACGCGGGCCTGGGGCTATACGCCCGGGGAACTGCTTGGCCGCAGCCTCTTGGAGCTGATCGATCTCAACGACCGCGACGAGGTCCAACGCCGCCTCACCCAGCTGATCGAGCATGCGGGCACCAGCCAGGTGGCGCAGTATCGCGTGCGGCACAAAGACAGCTCGTGGCGCTGGATGGAAGGGGTGGGCACCAACTTGCTCGCCGAGCCCAGCGTTAGCGCCGTCATCATCAATAGCCGCGACATCACCGAACGCAAACAGGCCGAAGCGGCGTTGCGGCAGAGCGAGCGCCGCTTTCGCGCGCTGATCGAGAACGCCTTGGACATAGTGGTGCTGGTGGGCGCCGACGGTACCATCCAATACGCCAGCCCGTCGGTCGAGGCGGGCATGGGCTTGAAGCCGGAGCAACTGGTCGGCCGGAGCCCCTTCGACTTCGTTCACCCGGATGATCTGGCGCGGGTGGCCGCGGAGTTCTCCCGCGCGGTCAGCAGCTCCGGCGCGAGCGCGCGCACCGAGGCCCGCTTTCGCCACCGCGACGGCTCCTGGCGCGCACTCGAGGGGGTCAGTCTCAACCTGCTCGACCAATTCGGGGTGGCCGGTGTGCTTGTCACCGTTCGTGATGTCACGGAGCGCCGGCGCGCCGACGAGGAAGGGGCGGCGCTGCTGCAGATCGCTCGCGACATCAGCGGCACGCTCGATCTCGAGCAAATCCTCGCGCGGGTTCACCGCCGCGCGGCCGCGCTCTTGCCGTGCGACATCGTCGCCACCTACGACTGGGATCCCTTACGCCAAACCGCGAAGCTGCTCGGAGAACACGGCCTCCCCGCTGCGCTGCTGCCGCTGGTGACAGCTCCGGAGATGCCGACCGATCCGGTAACCACGGACCTGCTCGGCCTCGGCCAGACCATCGTCGTTGACGACATTACGGCGCAGCGCTGGCTACCGCCGCAGTTGCTCTCGCTCTTCGGGGTGTCGGCGCTGGTCATGGTCCCTCTACTCATGCACCAGCGCCGACTCGGGGCGCTGGTGGCCGCCCGCGTGGCTCCGGACCGCGGTTTCGAGCCGCACGAGGTGCAGCTGCTCGAGAATATCGCGCAGCAAGTGGCGGTGGCCATCGAGACCACCGAGTTGTACCGCCACCAGCAGGACGAGGCCCGGCTGTTCGCGGCCTTGGCCCGAGTCGGCCAGGCGCTGATCGCCTCGCTCGCTACCCCGGTGCTGCTTGACCGTCTCTGCCAACTGACTGCGGAGGTGCTCGGCTGCGACAGCAGCCACACCTTGCTGTGGCGGCCCGAAGACAACGCCTACGTCCCGGTTTCGGGCTTCGGTTATAGTCCCGAGGAGTGGGAAGGCATCCGCGTGCTGCGGCTGTCGCGCACGCTGCTGGCGCGCGTGCTCGCGCGCCTAGAGGATGAAGAAGTCGTGCGTCTCGATCTCACCGCGCCGGCCACGCCGACCAACCCCGAGTTGGCGGCGCTGGCACAACAGTATCGCATCACCCAAGCACTAGCCGTGACGCTGCGGCGGGGAGGAGAAATAATCGGCCTGCAGATCGCGGTGCAGCGCGGGCCAAGACCGCAGTTCGCCGAACAGCAGGAGCGCCTCGCCCGTGGTGTCGCCCAGCTCGCCTCGATGGCCTTGGAAAACGCCCGCCTGGTTGAAGAGCTGGAACAGGCCAACCGCGTCAAGTCGGAATTCGTCGCCGCCATGTCGCACGAACTGCGCACTCCGCTCAACATCATCACCGGCTACATCGGGTTGTTGCGCGACCAGGCCTTCGGCGCGCTCAGCGGAGAGCAGCCCGCAATCTTGGCCAAGGTGGACCAGAGCGCGCAGGATCTGCTCGAACTGATCGCCACCACCCTCGACTTGAGCCGACTGCAAGCCGGGCGCATGGCCGTGGCAATCTGCCAGTGTGATCCGGTATCACTATTGGCAGAGTTGGAAGACGAAACCCACCACCTGCAGCAGAAACCCGGGCTGCAATTCGCCTGGCAGGTACCCGGGGGCTTGCCCCGACTGCAGACCGACCCGTTGAAACTGAAAGTGGTGCTGAAGAACCTCATCACCAACGCCGTCAAGTTCACCGACCGCGGCAGCATAACCGTGGCGGCGGCGACCGCTGATGGCGGAGTCGGGTTTTCGGTGACGGACACGGGCGTGGGAATGTCCGCGGAGGTGCTGCCGATCATCTTCGAGCCTTTCCGCCAGGCGCACGGCCCGCTCAGCCATGGCCGCGGCGGGGTCGGGCTGGGGCTACACATTGCCAGCCGACTGCTCGAGCTGTTGGGCGGCAGCATCACAGTCGAGAGCGAGGTCGGGCGCGGCTCGACCTTTCGGGTGTGGGTGCCGCGGCAGTGGCAGCGGCTGCCGCAGTGA